DNA sequence from the Malus domestica chromosome 06, GDT2T_hap1 genome:
AGTATCATATAAGCtgttaaatttaaatttcatatttAAGATTCGACATCTAAGATGCTCTAAAGTGCCAATAACgactatttttttataaaagaaagaaTGGTTTCACATTTTCTTTAAGTGGCTGATAAAATTATCtataatttttcttcttcttagaaATGTTATCTGTAGATATGGAGTTGTCAGTTGTGTGGCAAATTGCCCAACAGCCAATGGCCTTTCGACTCCACCAAAAGACCAGTTAATTGGCAAATCTGATTTTCTCAACTCCCAACGGTTACATAtaaatctctctgtctctctttgCCTCTCTGACCTTTTCATCTTCCTAAAttaaaatcatattcatatCCATCTCCATCTCCATCTCCATCTGCAGCAATTGAAGAGAAAGAAACATCCAATAGAAATAATGGGCATGCAGCTGATGAGGGCTTCTAGTTTTCATCACCATCTTCTTCatcccaaaagcacttttacccCTCCCGCAAAAGCACTTTTTGGTTTAGAACATGTCAACAGCAGAAGCATAGTAAAcatcaaaagaagaaatcaatatTATGGGATTGTGGCTTCAAGCAATTTGGCTTCACCACTTTGGGACAGTTGGAGGCCTGAGAAGGGTTCGGCTGCTCCTTCTCTCAGTGATATTATCTGGCCTTCTGCAGGTAATTACAATCATAGAGATTAGAAATAATAACACCAATTAATCATGTGTTTAGCTGCATTAATGATGATCATTTGGTGAAAAATAGGGGCTTTTGCAGCAATGGCGTTATTGGGAAGGATGGATCAGATATTAGCACCAAAAGGAATTTCAATGACAATTGCACCATTAGGAGCTGTTTCTGCAGTCCTCTTTGCCACTCCTTCTGCTCCTGGTGCTCGGGTATTTAATTTGTTCTACTTTCTGAATTTAAATTAGGAGATATTGTTGCATATAactgatgatatatatatgattatataGAACTCATCACGTGACttgtataataatataataaaattaaaattatattgTTGAGCCTTCTAACACCCATCACGTAACTTATGAAATGTTATTGTAGCATGCGACATAAATACAAATTTCTTTCTTAAGTTATCCACAAGTGCTTTTTGTTCTTTTATAATCTATTTGGTGAATGTGAGCCATAAGTTGCCTGGGTTTTGTTCTTTTACAAgtgttttttgttcttttataatatattattttgatgaggaataagATTTATATCTCGTCTAATCATGTAtagcttctttttcttcatattaataaaattttcttgtATCACCGAAAGAGCGAAAAAGTTTTGAAGAAAAGTTAGCCATAAGTTGCTtttgttctcttttttttttccaaactttTGTTCTCCTTTGAGTAGACTAACTTGtttatttgaacaaaaaaaaaaaaaaaaaaagtagaccACCTTGTTTGAGTAGTGAGTCAATGATAGACACGTGTCCATGTATACAATTGGCACAACTCCACTTGTAATGGACCTCATGTGATGGAAATGGAAGGTAGCAACAATAAGCCCAGATTTTCTTCAAATTGGGCCTTATTTTGATCCAAACTTTGATATGAGTATTGGTCACATTTGGACTCTCATTTAGGAAAATGTTGAAAAGTAAATGGGGAAATGTCAATTAGTCGTACATTTTTTGTATATGAGTTTGCCAAACTTTACAACTCTCGTAAAGAAACTTGTAGCTCAAGTAATTAACTTTATCTGATATCCTCTGTTCAAATACCTCTTCTTCTCTCTGCTTAGTCGTTTAGTATGTGAAAATACCTATATGCATAGGTCAAATAAAGGGTTAAACATATATTAGAGTGCAATATGAAATAGTCGAACTTAAGTGCATCTTGATTGAAAAATTATCAATAGAGTTAGAAGTGCTCGACTTAGATTTGACGGTTAAACAAATTTGCTATTCGTAAAACGGGGGGTCATTTCAATTTAAGATAATTAAAAGCATAGTGTATTGAAATAACACATTAATTCTCCCATGTGATTTTGGCAGAAGTACAATATGTTCATGGCACAAATAGGTTGTGCAGCCATTGGGGTGCTTGCATTTTTCACATTTGGCCCTGGATGGCCTGCTAGAAGCTTTGCCCTAGCTGCATCCGTTGCTTTCATGATTTGCACACGTTCCACACATCCACCTGGTAATCCCTCCTTCCTGCTATCTTTTTCATTATTCTCTTTTTTTTGCTACTAAAATCAGTTGCACAACTCATTCTCTGTTCAATTTGCAGCTGCAAGCTTGCCTATACTCTTCATTGATGGAGCTAAGTTCCATAACCTGAGTTTTTGGTATGCTTTGTTCCCCGGCGCCGCCGGATGCCTTCTTCTTTGCTTGATTGTAAGTACTGTTGTATACTAAACCCTAAACACATTTCAGTACTTCTAGTATGCAATGGCCGATCTCACTCTTTATCTCAATGTTTCTGCAGCAAGAGATAGTGTTATACTTGAAGGACAACTTCAAATTTTGATCATCTGGAAGCAAACACATGCTTTGGTACTCAAATAGTTAGATACATCATACATTCATTCATCTCAAGTTCAATATTGGAGGAAATGCACCAATACTATAGAAATGAAAAAGGAAAGCTTGGGTATAACTAAAGGTCAGCAAGTCTTGGGTTCGACTAGCGCCGGATCTGCCAACGTACACGTGAAATAAAGTCCAAGGAGCTTGTTGCTGAAGATTTTGGTTGTGAAATGTGATCTAAAATTGTTGTCGCCGAGATGTGGTCCTAATTTTTAAAAGTAGTGCATTGATGGTTCTTGGTTCTTGAATTGATGTGAGAAAATATCTATATGCCATGGTCCATGACTCCTTGACAGTATATTTATTTTGTTGGTGGCTTATAACTTCATGAGCTTTTTCTTGCACCGCAAAAGAATTCTGCCCAAACAGAATCACTGACTTGTGGGGTAAAAAATGGAGGATAGCAGGAAGAACTATCATCATCTAATTATATACAAAGGCCAAACAACTTCCAATTTTCCGAAGCATAAAAATGGGTGAGAGAGAGGGGACGGTAAAGACAGAAGGGGTTAGGTGTATCAGAATTGTGTACTTACCTTTTAGTCCTGTCCTATGTATATACTAATCATGATGGATTTTCTTTCCTTGCAAGTAATACAAACCTATGACGATTTGATCTCAAAATCGTATTGGGATTCTTCTTTACGTTTGCACAAACACATTTCTAATTAATAAATCTATTCACAACAATTATCAAATTATATACAATTTGACACGGGTTAAAAAATTGTTTGTTAAGAATTAAATTCACTcctaatatttaataaaattcATGTTGAAAAACCATGAACTTAATTAAAACATGATAAAAATGGTCGAAAAACTTTCATCGATTACAACTTTTTGCAGCATTCTATATGCACGTGTAAGATTGGGTAAGCGAAAGCGCAAAAATGGATCAAAACCCTCCCTAGCTTTATAGCTCTCCTTTGTCAATCTATGCATTTGGATCTTCTCCAAACCTTACTGTCCGGAGCCTAAAGATCAGGAACTTCTAACCCTTAATTTATGTGAAAAAGATATATGTGCCCTTAATTTGTGTGAGGTGAACTAACACAATAAGTTAATGATGATCGTCAGATTCAATTTGAATAGTTCAGATTGTTGGATTCGTAGAATTTAAAAAGTGATATTCCAAGTTGATTCTGTCCGGTCAATCTATATGCCAAACAAATTTACTAAATCCAAATGACAAACTTTGTCGACCatgaagaagaaacaaaaataaaaacaaaggcaAAGGATCGTGAAGATAAAAtaaggaggagggagaagaagaaatggGCCCTGGGCCATGGGCCCATAGAAAGCAACCCTACACGTGGTGACATAAGACTGATGGGAGACCGTGGTACCTGGACAGATGCGTCCACTCGCTCTCCCACCGGCATACCCTCCGCTTTCTGGGCCCCACCGGGCCCACTTCCACTCCATGCTTACCTGTGGCCTAAGCTTTATTACTAAAAATTGCATTAATAAACTGTTTGAATACAGCATGTGGTGG
Encoded proteins:
- the LOC103437795 gene encoding uncharacterized protein — its product is MGMQLMRASSFHHHLLHPKSTFTPPAKALFGLEHVNSRSIVNIKRRNQYYGIVASSNLASPLWDSWRPEKGSAAPSLSDIIWPSAGAFAAMALLGRMDQILAPKGISMTIAPLGAVSAVLFATPSAPGARKYNMFMAQIGCAAIGVLAFFTFGPGWPARSFALAASVAFMICTRSTHPPAASLPILFIDGAKFHNLSFWYALFPGAAGCLLLCLIQEIVLYLKDNFKF